ACGGAGGCTCTATTAAATGAGAAACCCCCCTATTATGAGCTCTGGggttcatctttttatttactGTTGGAGGACTAACAGGTATTGTGTTAGCAAACTCCTCTTTAGATATTGTATTACATGATACTTATTACGTAGTTGCTCATTTCCACTATGTTCTCTCAATAGGTGCTGTATTTGCAATTATAGCAGGATTTGTGCACTGGTTTCCCTTATTTACAGGTTATACACTACACAGCTCTTGAACCAAAATTCATTTTGGTGTAATATTTGCTGGTGTAAACCTAACATTCTTCCCTCAACACTTCTTAGGATTAGCTGGTATACCACGCCGATACTCTGATTACCCAGACGCATACTCATTATGAAACACTGTCTCCTCTATTGGATCGCTTGTGTCTTTAATCGCCGTAATCatattcttatttattatttgagAAGCATTCGCTGCTAAACGAGAAGTGCTAACAGTTGAACTAACCTCAACAAATATTGAATGACTGCACGGATGTCCACCACCATACCACACATTTGAGGAACCTGCCTTTGTTCAAGTACAAGCAAACAATTAGACGAGAAAGGAGGGAATTGAACCCCCATAAAATGGTTTCAAGCCACCCACATAACCGTTCTGTCACTTTCTTTATTTAATTAACCAAGATATTAGTAAAATATTATACTGCTTTGTCAAGGCAGAGTTGTTGGTTAAACCCCTACATATCTTAAATAATGGCTTATCCCTCCCAACTAGGTTTTCAAGACGCAGCATCACCTGTAATAGAAGAATTACTTCATTTTCATGATCATGCATTAATAATTGTATTTCTGATCAGCACCTTAGTGCTTTATATTATTGTAGCCATAGTAACTactaaactaacaaacaaattcTTATTAGACTCACAAGAGATTGAAATTATTTGAACTGTTCTTCCTGCAATTATTCTTATTCTAATCGCCCTCCCATCACTACGAATCCTATACCTTATGGATGAAGTGAATGATCCTCATCTAACAATCAAAGCAGTTGGACATCAGTGATACTGAAGTTACGAGTATACTGATTATGAAGATTTGGCCTTCGATTCCTACATAATCCCAACTCAAGACCTTACGCCAGGTCAATTCCGACTATTAGAAGCAGATCACCGTATAGTAATCCCAGTTGAATCACCTATTCGAGTATTAGTATCTGCAGAAGATGTACTCCACTCATGAGCAGTCCCTTCTTTAGGGGTTAAAATGGATGCAGTACCAGGACGACTTAATCAAACAGCTTTTATCACATCACGACCAGGCGTGTTTTATGGACAATGTTCAGAAATCTGTGGTGCTAACCACAGCTTCATGCCTATTGTAGTAGAAGCAGTACCATTACAACAATTTGAAAACTGATCATCTCTAATACTTGAAGACGCCTCGTTAAGAAGCTAAACAGGACCTCAGCGTTAGCCTTTTAAGCTAAAAATTGGTGACTCCCGACCACCCTTAGCGACATGCCTCAATTAAATCCCACACCTTGATTAATAATTCTCCTATTTACATGATTAGTTTTTACTATCATTATTCCACCTAAAGTCATAGCACACAAATACCCTAATGAACCAAATGTTTTAAGcagtaaaacattaaaaacaacccCTTGAAACTGACAATGACACTAAGCTTTTTTGACCAATTTATTAGTCCCATATTTTTAGGTATCCCACTAATAGCTTTAGCTATTTTACTACCTTGAATCATATTCCCAACCCCCTCTTCTCGTTGGATAAACAACCGCCTCCTTACATTACAAAACTGGTTTATTAATCTATTCACAAAACAACTTCTACTTCCCTTAAATACTTCAGGTCATAAATGGGCACTAATCTTAGCCTCATTAATAATCTTCCTGATTTCTTTAAATATACTCGGACTACTTCCTTACACTTTCACTCCTACAACTCAACTCTCCTTAAACATAGGACTAGCTGTACCATTATGACTAGCAACTGTTATTATCGGGATGCGAAACCAACCCACACACTCCTTAGGCCACCTATTGCCAGAAGGCACACCTGTATTACTAATCCCTGTGCTTGTTATTATTGAAACAATTAGCCTATTTATTCGGCCTGTTGCCCTGGGTGTTCGACTAACAGCAAATTTAACCGCGGGGCACCTATTAATCCAGCTTATTGCAACAGCAGCATTTGTCCTTATACCCCTAATACCCACAGTGGCATTACTAACAACAATTTTATTATTCTTGCttacattattagaagtagCTGTTGCTATAATTCAAGCTTATGTATTCGTATTACTACTAAGTCTTTATTTACAAGAAAACGTTTAATGGCCCACCAAGCACATGCATACCACATAGTAGACCCAAGCCCCTGACCCCTTACAGGTGCAATCGCAGCCCTTCTAATAACTTCAGGGTTAGCTATTTGATTCCATTTTAACTCAACTATTCTAATAACAGTTGGGTTAATCTTACTGCTTTTAACAATAATCCAATGATGACGTGATATTATCCGAGAGGGGACATTCCAAGGGCACCATACCCCCCCAGTACAAAAGGGGTTGCGATATGGTATAATCCTATTTATCACCTCagaagttttcttttttctaggaTTCTTTTGAGCTTTCTACCACTCTAGCCTGGCCCCAACCCCAGAACTAGGCGGTTGTTGACCCCCTTCTGGAGTTATCACACTTGATCCTTTTGAAGTGCCTCTACTTAACACAGCAGTTCTACTTGCCTCTGGTGTTACAGTAACTTGAGCTCACCATAGCATTATAGAAGGTGAACGAAAACAAGCCATCCACTCACTCACCCTGACTATTCTCTTAGGTTTCTACTTTACGTTCCTTCAAGCGATAGAATATTATGAAGCCCCCTTCACAATCGCTGATGGCGTTTATGGATCAACATTCTTTGTAGCGACAGGATTCCACGGATTACATGTTATCATTGGATCAACATTCCTAGCAGTTTGCTTAGTCCGACAAATTCAATACCACTTCACATCACAACACCACTTTGGGTTTGAAGCTGCCGCATGATACTGACATTTTGTAGATGTTGTATGATTATTCCTTTATGTCTCAATTTATTGATGAGGATCTTATCTTTTTAGTACTAAAAAGTATGAGTGACTTCCAATCACCCGGTCTTGGTTAAACCCCAAGAAAAGATAATGAACCTATTAATTACAACTTTATTAATCACAACCACTCTTTCTGTTTTATTAGCCTTAGTCTCATTCTGATTACCTCAAATAAATCCTGATGTAGAAAAACTATCGCCCTACGAGTGTGGCTTTGACCCCTTAGGCTCCGCCCGACTTCCCTTCTCACTACGATTTTTTCTCGTAGCAATTTTATTCCTCCTATTCGACTTAGAAATTGCTCTACTCCTCCCACTCCCGTGAGGTATACAACTAACATCCCCCTCCTATACATTCATATGGGCGTCATCAGTTGTTGTTCTTCTAACCCTAGGTTTAATCTATGAGTGAATCCAAGGTGGCCTAGAATGAGCTGAATAAACGATTAGTATAATTAAAACACTTGATTTCGGCTCAAAAGCACGTGGTTAAAATCCACGATCGTTTTATGACACCTGtgcattttgctttttcaacAACATTTATTTTAGGACTTATAGGACTTACTTTTCACCGAAACCACTTATTATCTGCTCTCTTATGTTTAGAAGGAATAATGTTATCATTATATGTTGCCCTATCCTTATGAACACTTCAATTAAACTCAATCAACTTctcacccacccccatactAATACTCGCTTTTTCAGCATGTGAAGCAAGTGCAGGATTAGCCCTTCTGGTAGCAACCTCTCGCACACATGGAACCGACCGCCTTCAAGCCCTAAACATCTTACAATGTTAAAAATCCTTATTCCAACGATCATAATAATCCCCACAACATGACTTACCCCTAAAAAATGACTGTGGTTATCTACATTAACACATAGTCTTATCATTGCTCTACTCACCTTAACTTGGCTTATTTGGCCTTCTGAGACCGCCTGGTCAAATTTAAACGGATTAATAGCTACAGACCCATTATCAACCCCCTTACTAATTCTCACATGCTGACTTCTTCCACTAATAATCCTTGCTAGCCAAAACCACACAACTAATGACCCCCTTAATCGACAACGAATGTATATCTCACTTCTCACATCTTTACAAGTATTCCTTATTTTAGCATTCAGTGCCACAGAATTAATTATGTTTTACGTAATATTTGAAGCCACTTTAATCCCAACCTTATTAATTATTACCCGATGAGGTAACCAAACAGAACGGTTAAATGCAGGAACCTACTTCCTGTTCTATACTTTAGCAGGATCCCTACCACTTCTTGTTGCACTACtaatgcttcaaaacaaaacaggctcTTTATCAATACTAACCCTACAATACTCTAACCCCCTAAGTCTTATTTACTTGAGTGATAAAGTATGATGGGCGGGCTGTCTAATAGCCTTCCTTGTAAAAATACCACTTTACGGGGTCCATTTATGACTACCTAAAGCTCATGTTGAGGCACCAATTGCAGGATCTATAATCCTTGCCGCAGTACTACTAAAATTAGGAGGCTATGGTATGATACGGTTAATAAACATTTTAGAGCCTTTATCTAAACAACTAAGCTACCCTTTTATAGTCCTAGCTTTGTGGGGAATCATCATAACTGGCTTAATTTGTTTACGACAAAATGATTTAAAGTCCCTTATCGCTTATTCTTCAGTAAGCCATATAGGACTGGTTACAACAGGTATTCTTATTCAAACCCCATGAGGTTTCACTGGAGCATTGGTGTTAATAATCGCACACGGACTTACCTCATCCGCACTATTTTGTCTAGCAAACACAAATTATGAACGAACACATAGCCGAACCATAGTTTTAGCACGAGGTCTTCAAATAATTATACCCCTAATGGCCACATGGTGATTTACTGCTAGTTTAGCAAACATAGCTTTACCACCCCTACCTAACCTAATGGGGGAGTTAATAATCATCTCATCTTTATTTAATTGATCGCCTTGAACCTTAATTATTACAGGACTTGGAACATTAATCACTGCAGCATACTCACTATACTTATTCCTTACAACCCAACGGGGCCCCCTAACAAACCACCTTCTCCACATAGAACCATCACACTCCCGAGAACACTTAA
The nucleotide sequence above comes from Hippocampus zosterae strain Florida unplaced genomic scaffold, ASM2543408v3 HiC_scaffold_350, whole genome shotgun sequence. Encoded proteins:
- the LOC127594992 gene encoding LOW QUALITY PROTEIN: cytochrome c oxidase subunit 2-like (The sequence of the model RefSeq protein was modified relative to this genomic sequence to represent the inferred CDS: substituted 4 bases at 4 genomic stop codons) produces the protein MAYPSQLGFQDAASPVIEELLHFHDHALIIVFLISTLVLYIIVAIVTTKLTNKFLLDSQEIEIIXTVLPAIILILIALPSLRILYLMDEVNDPHLTIKAVGHQXYXSYEYTDYEDLAFDSYIIPTQDLTPGQFRLLEADHRIVIPVESPIRVLVSAEDVLHSXAVPSLGVKMDAVPGRLNQTAFITSRPGVFYGQCSEICGANHSFMPIVVEAVPLQQFEN
- the LOC127594989 gene encoding LOW QUALITY PROTEIN: ATP synthase subunit a-like (The sequence of the model RefSeq protein was modified relative to this genomic sequence to represent the inferred CDS: substituted 2 bases at 2 genomic stop codons), yielding MTLSFFDQFISPIFLGIPLIALAILLPXIIFPTPSSRWINNRLLTLQNWFINLFTKQLLLPLNTSGHKWALILASLIIFLISLNILGLLPYTFTPTTQLSLNIGLAVPLXLATVIIGMRNQPTHSLGHLLPEGTPVLLIPVLVIIETISLFIRPVALGVRLTANLTAGHLLIQLIATAAFVLIPLIPTVALLTTILLFLLTLLEVAVAIIQAYVFVLLLSLYLQENV
- the LOC127594994 gene encoding LOW QUALITY PROTEIN: NADH-ubiquinone oxidoreductase chain 4-like (The sequence of the model RefSeq protein was modified relative to this genomic sequence to represent the inferred CDS: substituted 3 bases at 3 genomic stop codons), producing MYISLLTSLQVFLILAFSATELIMFYVIFEATLIPTLLIITRXGNQTERLNAGTYFLFYTLAGSLPLLVALLMLQNKTGSLSILTLQYSNPLSLIYLSDKVXWAGCLIAFLVKIPLYGVHLXLPKAHVEAPIAGSIILAAVLLKLGGYGMIRLINILEPLSKQLSYPFIVLALWGIIITGLICLRQNDLKSLIAYSSVSHIGLVTTGILIQTP